In [Leptolyngbya] sp. PCC 7376, a genomic segment contains:
- a CDS encoding U32 family peptidase, producing the protein MMSKNPELLAPAGTWECAKAAVENGADAIYFGLDRFNARMRAHNFTEADLPELMAFLHRRGIKGYVTLNTLVFTSELADVENYLRSIIAAGVDAAIVQDVGLCKLIRHLSPDFPIHGSTQMTVASSVGVEFAKDVGCHLVVLARETSIKEINKIQQQLGDRHVEMPLEVFVHGALCVAYSGQCLTSESLGGRSANRGECAQACRMPYDLIVDGKEMELGDRRYLLSPQDLAGLPILPELIKSGVVSLKIEGRLKTPEYVASVTQVYRQAIDNITRGLEQEVQRGDRYQLEMAFSRGLYTGWLDGIDNQALVHARFGKKRGVYLGEVAQIRDKRDKQVLVRLQAPLKAGDGVVFDAGRPGGREEGGRVYAVDRKGHDTLITFGRRDIELRRVRVGDRLWKTNDPELDKKLRQSFAGEKIQYHRPLDFEIHGLVGEKLTAIACDGQGNVVQVDSDIALETAEKKPLTTAFLQKQFGRLGNTPFELGELHNHLQGEVMLPVSEINRVRRELVSQLDELRAKPKRWQLHATASHRELLPEAKSSQAQKPQAIALVRHMNQLEAVLKTDIATIYCEFEDSNIYRQAVEITKQAAHAPEIWVAPPRITKPLENYVLEKVRKSNADGYLARNYDHLKFFEGDRLTADFSLNIANPLTANFFKRNYPLERLTASYDLNVQQLDALLKNAPPEWFEITIHQHMPMFHMEHCVFCTFLSEGKDFRDCGRPCEKHEVKLRDRTGAEHVLVADAECRNTVFNGTAQTGAEYVQHFIDLGVRHFRLEFVDESPKQVLQTIDQYQKLLAGEISGAKLWKALKLQNQLGVTRGTLD; encoded by the coding sequence ATGATGTCTAAAAATCCTGAATTGCTGGCACCAGCGGGAACATGGGAATGTGCGAAGGCAGCAGTGGAGAATGGTGCAGATGCGATTTACTTTGGTTTAGATCGCTTTAATGCTAGGATGCGCGCCCACAATTTTACGGAAGCAGATTTGCCGGAGTTAATGGCATTTCTGCATCGGCGTGGCATAAAGGGTTATGTCACTTTAAATACGCTGGTTTTCACATCGGAATTAGCGGATGTGGAAAATTATCTGCGATCAATTATTGCGGCGGGGGTCGATGCGGCGATCGTACAGGATGTGGGATTGTGCAAACTGATTCGGCATTTGTCGCCTGATTTTCCGATTCATGGCTCTACGCAGATGACGGTCGCGAGCAGTGTTGGCGTCGAGTTTGCAAAGGATGTCGGTTGCCATCTTGTGGTGCTTGCACGGGAAACCTCCATCAAGGAAATCAATAAAATTCAGCAGCAATTGGGCGATCGCCATGTTGAAATGCCGTTAGAGGTTTTTGTCCATGGCGCATTATGTGTGGCCTATTCGGGGCAATGTCTCACGAGTGAATCGCTGGGGGGACGTTCTGCGAATCGCGGCGAATGTGCGCAGGCTTGTCGGATGCCCTATGACCTCATTGTCGATGGCAAGGAAATGGAACTAGGCGATCGCCGCTATTTACTTAGTCCGCAGGATTTAGCGGGATTGCCTATTTTACCGGAGCTGATTAAGTCGGGAGTTGTTTCTCTAAAAATTGAAGGCCGTCTCAAAACCCCAGAATATGTGGCGAGTGTGACGCAGGTTTATCGACAGGCGATTGATAATATTACGCGCGGTTTGGAGCAGGAAGTGCAGAGGGGCGATCGCTATCAATTAGAGATGGCATTTTCGCGGGGTCTGTATACCGGGTGGCTAGACGGTATCGATAATCAGGCGTTGGTGCACGCAAGATTTGGTAAGAAGCGGGGTGTCTATCTCGGCGAAGTGGCACAAATTCGGGATAAGCGCGACAAACAAGTTTTAGTGCGATTGCAAGCGCCTCTAAAAGCGGGTGATGGTGTTGTTTTCGATGCGGGCAGACCCGGTGGCAGAGAGGAAGGTGGGCGAGTTTATGCAGTGGATCGTAAGGGTCACGACACACTAATTACGTTTGGGAGACGGGATATTGAGTTGCGACGGGTGCGGGTCGGCGATCGCCTCTGGAAAACAAACGATCCAGAGCTCGACAAAAAATTGCGTCAGAGTTTTGCGGGAGAAAAGATTCAATATCATCGGCCGTTAGATTTTGAAATTCATGGGTTAGTCGGTGAAAAACTGACGGCGATCGCCTGTGATGGTCAGGGCAATGTTGTGCAAGTTGACTCTGACATCGCACTCGAAACCGCAGAGAAAAAGCCCCTCACCACGGCATTTTTACAAAAACAATTTGGGCGATTAGGCAACACACCATTTGAGTTGGGAGAGTTGCACAACCACTTGCAAGGCGAAGTGATGTTGCCTGTCAGTGAAATTAATCGGGTGCGTCGGGAATTAGTCAGTCAGCTTGATGAATTGCGTGCAAAACCAAAACGTTGGCAACTCCATGCGACTGCATCCCACCGGGAATTATTGCCAGAAGCTAAGTCTTCCCAAGCTCAAAAACCTCAGGCGATCGCCCTTGTGCGGCATATGAATCAGCTGGAAGCAGTGCTCAAAACTGACATTGCAACCATCTACTGCGAATTTGAAGATTCCAATATTTATCGCCAAGCGGTAGAAATCACCAAGCAAGCTGCCCATGCTCCGGAGATTTGGGTTGCACCGCCTCGCATTACAAAACCACTCGAAAATTATGTGCTTGAAAAAGTTCGTAAGAGCAACGCCGATGGTTATCTCGCTCGCAACTATGATCATCTGAAATTCTTTGAAGGCGATCGCCTTACCGCTGACTTTTCGTTGAATATTGCGAATCCCCTGACCGCCAACTTTTTCAAACGCAACTATCCCCTCGAAAGACTCACGGCATCCTACGATCTGAATGTGCAGCAGCTCGACGCACTCCTCAAAAATGCGCCACCAGAATGGTTTGAAATCACCATTCACCAGCACATGCCAATGTTCCACATGGAGCACTGCGTATTTTGTACATTCCTCTCTGAAGGCAAAGATTTCCGCGATTGTGGCCGCCCCTGCGAAAAACATGAGGTGAAACTCCGGGATCGCACCGGCGCAGAGCATGTCTTAGTTGCGGATGCGGAATGTCGTAATACCGTATTTAATGGCACAGCCCAAACCGGCGCTGAATATGTGCAGCATTTTATTGATTTGGGAGTGCGTCATTTCCGCCTCGAATTTGTGGATGAGTCGCCCAAACAAGTGTTGCAAACCATTGACCAATATCAAAAACTCTTGGCTGGCGAGATTTCTGGTGCAAAACTTTGGAAAGCCCTCAAACTCCAAAATCAGCTCGGTGTTACCCGTGGCACCCTCGATTAA
- a CDS encoding tetratricopeptide repeat protein: MDKNDLELTKLLNEYSYYLEENSRLSTIFKSKYNKDHPLQNSSSKKELEEHIVEFSHLIYQVLRHRDKVEDALSSYSYLSPHNIDLLERNDQALQRLIAEVKIDHKANKKTIDKVKFYSRRIKFNPCLEKHWWKFFYDKPWYIFLNLPSKTITLICLFFTVLIIYRNISVIESFGFGITDILTLSFSGLATLSITASFFKVTSDFLKNIIREFPFLKAEYHEQIIAVFSFLLLLFLLGFILLIPLWGRNALRVGDSLYTNGQYKKAEQQYQKAATYLNKDNFAGQNIFKTIPQYFDFSFETKQHPLILFKLGKTYYKMLNLNKAQEYFQKAIALESNKSGLFYTDYLTSLAKIYIIDGYGVPSISAEGKISYLKQEEINNNLTSAKYLLDTAAGNYSSFARIFSPMGKYSSEQSICVVNYLDETQTNHSNKTQQADRLSKLDDYRLYIYEQSLLSNEEDFKDLANLQSCQDIKNLSTIIEYLDLFLKYRNTLINQRFTTGLYSLLGLQKNTKIKDIKSEHNPTTENRTILKETVTGGPLNFFIALVNESMFWNTRGNEILQEKLLHLKLAKSLDTTQSLSLKLDDDDPIKREITLFFQKVSLPFNDERWEQILKALRDTYKTRARSLPKGLELSANSSSLCFYRFSQFVYEVLGEEKTDKFLIQKPDISLNQEISQVLGIDKSLPEGDQKDISIEKEKEALIGKVIDNLFDKIYAKLEEQLVGSVCYGDDNRPISSLEPYEANIIYQLRRVPGFPKNPS, encoded by the coding sequence ATGGACAAAAATGATCTTGAGTTAACAAAACTCCTAAATGAATATAGTTATTACTTAGAGGAAAATTCACGATTAAGTACTATTTTTAAATCAAAATACAACAAGGATCATCCTCTCCAAAATTCATCATCAAAGAAAGAGTTAGAAGAACATATAGTTGAATTTTCGCATCTCATTTACCAAGTTCTGAGACATAGAGATAAAGTCGAAGACGCTCTAAGTTCTTATAGTTATCTGTCACCTCACAATATTGACTTATTAGAGAGGAATGACCAGGCCTTACAAAGGCTAATTGCAGAAGTCAAAATAGATCATAAAGCCAACAAAAAAACAATAGACAAAGTTAAATTTTATTCTAGAAGAATAAAATTTAATCCTTGTTTAGAAAAACATTGGTGGAAGTTTTTTTATGATAAACCTTGGTATATTTTCTTGAATTTACCAAGCAAAACCATAACACTAATATGTCTTTTTTTTACAGTTTTAATAATTTATAGAAACATATCTGTTATTGAAAGCTTTGGGTTCGGAATTACCGACATTCTCACACTATCTTTTTCTGGGCTTGCCACTCTTTCAATCACTGCAAGCTTTTTCAAAGTTACGAGCGACTTCCTAAAAAATATCATTCGTGAATTTCCATTTCTTAAAGCTGAATATCACGAGCAGATCATCGCTGTTTTTTCTTTTTTACTACTTTTATTTTTATTGGGATTTATCTTACTTATACCTCTCTGGGGAAGAAATGCATTAAGGGTAGGTGATAGTTTATATACTAATGGTCAATACAAAAAAGCAGAACAACAATATCAGAAAGCAGCAACCTACTTAAATAAAGATAATTTTGCAGGCCAAAATATATTTAAAACTATTCCTCAATACTTCGATTTTTCATTTGAGACAAAACAACATCCATTAATCTTATTTAAGCTTGGTAAAACTTATTACAAAATGCTGAATCTAAATAAGGCTCAAGAATATTTCCAAAAAGCAATTGCATTAGAAAGTAATAAATCTGGCTTGTTTTATACAGATTATCTAACTTCTTTGGCAAAAATTTATATCATAGATGGTTATGGAGTTCCCTCGATCTCAGCTGAAGGAAAAATTTCTTATCTCAAGCAAGAAGAAATAAATAATAATTTGACATCAGCAAAATATTTATTAGATACTGCCGCAGGAAATTATAGTAGCTTTGCAAGAATTTTTTCGCCGATGGGTAAATATAGTAGTGAGCAATCAATCTGTGTAGTTAACTACTTAGATGAAACCCAGACAAATCATTCTAATAAAACACAGCAGGCAGATAGACTGAGTAAATTAGATGATTACAGACTATATATATATGAACAGTCACTCTTGTCTAATGAAGAAGACTTCAAGGATCTTGCTAATCTACAAAGTTGTCAAGATATCAAGAACCTATCAACAATTATAGAATATTTAGATCTATTTTTAAAGTACAGAAATACATTAATAAATCAACGTTTTACTACTGGTCTCTACTCACTTCTTGGATTGCAGAAAAACACTAAAATTAAAGATATAAAATCTGAGCATAATCCTACCACAGAAAACAGAACAATCCTCAAAGAAACAGTCACTGGAGGACCATTAAACTTTTTTATTGCACTAGTTAATGAGTCTATGTTTTGGAATACTAGAGGTAACGAGATATTGCAGGAAAAGCTTCTGCACTTGAAGTTGGCAAAGTCACTAGATACAACTCAGAGTTTAAGTTTGAAACTTGATGATGATGACCCAATCAAAAGAGAAATCACTTTGTTTTTTCAAAAAGTTTCTTTACCCTTTAATGATGAAAGATGGGAACAGATATTAAAGGCTTTAAGAGACACATATAAGACAAGAGCAAGGTCTCTCCCTAAAGGTCTTGAACTTTCTGCAAATTCTTCTTCTCTTTGTTTTTATCGATTTTCCCAATTTGTTTATGAGGTTCTTGGTGAAGAAAAGACTGATAAATTTTTAATACAAAAGCCAGATATCTCATTAAATCAGGAGATATCTCAAGTTTTGGGCATAGATAAGTCTTTGCCTGAGGGAGATCAAAAAGATATTAGTATAGAGAAAGAGAAAGAAGCTTTGATAGGAAAAGTCATTGACAACTTATTTGATAAGATATACGCGAAATTAGAAGAACAACTTGTTGGTAGCGTATGTTATGGCGATGATAATCGTCCTATTTCATCCCTCGAACCTTACGAAGCTAATATTATTTATCAACTTCGAAGAGTGCCAGGTTTCCCCAAAAATCCGAGTTAG
- a CDS encoding glutathione S-transferase N-terminal domain-containing protein, with amino-acid sequence MYEVYGDILSGNCYKIKLLLQFLDIKHQWIHINILKQETHTEAFKKMNSNTRISVVKLDNEKYLWESNAILNYFAEGTSFLTQDRSLHQKIFRSTKREGS; translated from the coding sequence ATGTATGAAGTGTATGGAGACATTCTCTCCGGCAATTGCTACAAAATAAAACTTCTACTGCAATTTCTAGATATCAAACATCAGTGGATTCATATCAATATTCTCAAGCAAGAAACTCATACTGAAGCCTTCAAAAAAATGAATTCGAATACAAGGATTTCAGTTGTGAAATTGGACAATGAAAAATATCTCTGGGAATCTAATGCCATTCTGAATTATTTTGCTGAGGGGACTTCTTTTCTGACACAAGATCGATCGCTGCATCAAAAAATATTTAGGTCTACCAAAAGAGAGGGAAGCTGA
- a CDS encoding class I SAM-dependent methyltransferase, with protein sequence MGNILKAYLAKQLGHPSGWFGQMILRLLNRSNETMNRLTFQQLTLAKNQHVLEIGFGGGELIQRCLISDYWPEISAVDPAITAISFAEKRFRNELDSGRLQISQASGENLPFSDEFFDRIATVNTLYFWSEPKQVLASCYRVLKPAGKLVITYNNKTFLEKTGATNYGFQAYAPDEVQVMLKVAGFQDIQTVVEDSPYDGQFFCTSGSKN encoded by the coding sequence ATGGGAAATATTCTGAAAGCTTATCTGGCCAAACAACTAGGACATCCCTCTGGCTGGTTTGGTCAAATGATCTTACGTCTTCTAAATCGTAGTAATGAGACGATGAACAGATTGACCTTTCAACAACTTACTCTTGCAAAGAATCAACATGTTTTAGAGATTGGTTTTGGTGGTGGTGAGCTCATCCAACGTTGTTTAATATCAGATTATTGGCCTGAAATTTCAGCCGTGGATCCAGCAATCACCGCTATTAGTTTTGCAGAGAAGCGCTTTAGGAATGAATTAGACTCTGGACGATTGCAAATATCTCAAGCCTCTGGTGAAAATCTCCCATTTTCTGATGAATTTTTTGATCGCATTGCAACAGTGAATACTTTGTATTTTTGGTCAGAACCAAAACAGGTATTAGCGTCCTGTTATCGAGTATTGAAACCAGCTGGAAAATTGGTGATTACCTATAACAACAAAACCTTTCTTGAAAAGACAGGTGCGACCAATTATGGCTTTCAAGCTTATGCTCCTGATGAAGTGCAAGTAATGTTAAAGGTTGCAGGATTTCAAGATATCCAAACGGTTGTGGAAGACAGCCCCTATGATGGCCAGTTTTTCTGTACCTCTGGCTCTAAAAACTGA
- a CDS encoding segregation/condensation protein A, whose amino-acid sequence MANKAQEAIATLINLAQDGEIDPWDVQVIDVIDQFLSELGLTGEPNELVAADLDLPQSGQTFLWASKLVLLKADTLESLTAIEEELQEDEFLDDWDDNDGRRLPLKLEKHIRRRASAPPPKRRRVTLQEFIVQIQQIANEIEDHVPKKRVKRPRKMSTKAAIKQITQLAHDENLTELAAQLEQFFHTKSPNAHETTAVFELNDVVTQWLEYKEANEFFPEEITRQQHRHEKVGIFWALLLLSAQSKVELLQEDFYKPVLVRPIYPELPAATETNGKAIATTIAS is encoded by the coding sequence ATGGCCAATAAAGCTCAAGAGGCGATCGCCACCCTGATTAACCTTGCCCAAGATGGAGAGATTGATCCATGGGATGTACAGGTGATTGATGTCATCGATCAGTTTTTGAGTGAATTGGGTTTAACTGGCGAGCCAAATGAACTTGTCGCCGCCGATTTGGACTTACCGCAATCAGGCCAAACCTTTCTCTGGGCTTCGAAATTAGTTTTGCTGAAGGCCGATACTTTAGAAAGTTTGACGGCTATTGAAGAAGAGCTACAAGAGGACGAATTCCTTGACGATTGGGATGATAACGATGGTCGACGTTTACCGCTCAAGTTAGAAAAACATATCCGTCGCCGTGCCTCCGCACCTCCACCAAAACGCCGCCGGGTCACGCTCCAAGAATTTATCGTTCAGATTCAGCAGATCGCTAATGAGATCGAGGATCATGTCCCCAAAAAACGGGTTAAACGTCCTCGCAAAATGTCGACAAAGGCGGCGATCAAACAGATTACCCAGCTTGCCCACGATGAGAATTTGACGGAGCTGGCAGCACAACTTGAGCAGTTTTTCCATACGAAATCACCCAATGCTCACGAAACAACAGCTGTCTTTGAGCTCAACGACGTGGTGACCCAATGGCTCGAATACAAAGAAGCAAACGAATTTTTTCCTGAAGAAATTACGCGCCAACAACACCGCCATGAAAAAGTAGGTATCTTTTGGGCCTTGCTATTGCTTTCCGCTCAATCCAAAGTGGAACTGTTGCAGGAAGATTTTTACAAACCGGTTCTGGTGCGACCGATTTATCCTGAACTGCCAGCTGCAACAGAAACAAATGGCAAGGCGATCGCCACAACTATAGCGTCCTGA